One Candidatus Eremiobacterota bacterium genomic window, GGGGCGGCGAGAATACTGAAACCACGTTCATCTTCACCATCCCCCTCTCGAGGGAGATGAAAAATGAAGGGAAATGAGCCCTAGGACTTCTGCTTGAGCTTCACGCCGCCTATGACAACGAACCCGGGGCCTTCAATCACCTTGTCCTCTTCGGTGATATCGTAATCCTTCTTGAACTCCTCGTGGGAAGTGGTTTCAAAGGTGCGGTAATTGACGCCGGTGACTTTTCCCGAGTCAGCACCCTGGAGCAGGATGAGGGAGTTCTTTTCGTCAAGGCCCCATGAGGTGATCCTGCTCCTGGAGTGGGAGCGGTACTGGAGGTTCCCGTTCATGGGGTCAATGCCGTAGATATTGTTCCTGTCGCTGATAAGGAGCCTCCCCTTGCTGTCGAAACGCGCCTGCCCGTCTACGGTTGAGCTTTCGGCCTTGTAGGTCCAGAGCACCTTGCCGGTATTCCTGTCATAAGCCCTTATGTGATTGTCCCTGCTCCCCGTGATGACCGTGCCCCTGTTGTCTATGGCCTTGATTCGCTCGTCATCCTTGGTCGAGACTGCCCAGATGGAGGCGCCGTCCTTGGGATCAATCACCCGGAACTGCATATGGCCCTGGATAGCGAGGACCCCGTCATTTCCCGCGATAACCCCGGCCTCGCCAAGGGGGATCTTCCACTTTTCCCTTCCTGTGGCGGGATCAAGGGCTCTCAGCTCATCTCTTGCCGCCGTTATATAAACATTGTCGTTATGGACTGCTATGCAGCCGCCGTTCGTGCAGGGATGAAACCACTGGCTGCTCCCTTTACCGCTCACGGCGTGGACGCCTCTGCTGTTGACGGCAAAGACAGTACCGTCATCTTGTGCGCCGTCTATTCGCATGTCATTGGTATTCATCTTGAAGGACCATTTCTTTTTCCCGTCGGAGCTGAGGGCGCAGAGCTCATCATCACGCTGGCAGAGGATGGTCCCGTCAGGGGAGACAAAGGGGTGAGTCCCCGTCGTGGTGGTATGATAGCTCCACTGCCTGTGGCCGTCGGCAGGATCAAAGGCCATGAGGTAGCCGTCATCGGTCGTCACAAGGGCCGCGCCCTCCCTGGTGACTTTCGGGGGCATGGAGGATACCCCGCTTGGACATCCTTTCTCCCACTGGAGCTTTCCGTTCGTGGTATCTACCTTTATTATCTTGTTATGGGTGGTGGCATAAAGGGAGCCCTCGTTTCCCATGACAAAGCCCTTGCAATGATCCCCCGGGGGCATTTTAAAGGTCCACTCTTCCCCGGCGTTTTCAAAAACCTCCTGGAACTTCTGCGGGGAATAGATTCCACTGCCTGACGGCGTGCTTTTGCTGAAAGAATCAACAGGAGTCGCCGTGGCGCCTGAGAAGTGATAACCGCCGGGAGGCTGTGACACCGAGATATTCGGCATTGACGGATTTATTTCCATGCTCTCACCTTCATACCAAGGGTAGTTAGTGTTTATTATACGCCATTCGCCAGGATATGTAAAGTGTTTTGTCAGGAGTTAACCTTTTGGCAACAATGAACAGACAATCGCCATGGACTCCAGGAAATTTCCTCTTTTTAAAGAAAGAGTACCTGGGCTCTACTCC contains:
- a CDS encoding PQQ-binding-like beta-propeller repeat protein; this encodes MEINPSMPNISVSQPPGGYHFSGATATPVDSFSKSTPSGSGIYSPQKFQEVFENAGEEWTFKMPPGDHCKGFVMGNEGSLYATTHNKIIKVDTTNGKLQWEKGCPSGVSSMPPKVTREGAALVTTDDGYLMAFDPADGHRQWSYHTTTTGTHPFVSPDGTILCQRDDELCALSSDGKKKWSFKMNTNDMRIDGAQDDGTVFAVNSRGVHAVSGKGSSQWFHPCTNGGCIAVHNDNVYITAARDELRALDPATGREKWKIPLGEAGVIAGNDGVLAIQGHMQFRVIDPKDGASIWAVSTKDDERIKAIDNRGTVITGSRDNHIRAYDRNTGKVLWTYKAESSTVDGQARFDSKGRLLISDRNNIYGIDPMNGNLQYRSHSRSRITSWGLDEKNSLILLQGADSGKVTGVNYRTFETTSHEEFKKDYDITEEDKVIEGPGFVVIGGVKLKQKS